A region of Halalkaliarchaeum desulfuricum DNA encodes the following proteins:
- a CDS encoding energy-coupling factor ABC transporter ATP-binding protein, with protein sequence MIEARNVTVSYDDVVAVDGVTLRVSDGEFLALVGANGSGKTSLVRTFNGLVAPHEGEVRVDDLDVGSNPVAARTAVGMVFQDPRDCFVAATVGDDVAFGPENLGLPRPEIRDRVESALAAVRMDGREAERIDALSGGERARVAIAGALAMEPAHLVLDEPFAGLDAPTRETVRDRLRALHRDGTGVVVVTHEVGSVIELADRVVALADGEIALEADVSGDAAPDPAVADRLTALGVPLHEHE encoded by the coding sequence ATCGAAGCCCGAAACGTCACCGTGAGCTACGACGACGTCGTCGCCGTCGACGGTGTCACGCTCCGGGTCTCCGACGGCGAATTCCTCGCGCTGGTGGGGGCGAACGGCTCCGGAAAGACGAGCCTCGTGCGGACGTTCAACGGACTCGTCGCGCCCCACGAGGGGGAGGTCCGCGTCGACGACCTGGACGTCGGATCGAACCCAGTCGCCGCCCGGACTGCCGTCGGGATGGTGTTTCAGGACCCCCGCGACTGTTTCGTCGCGGCAACCGTCGGCGACGATGTCGCCTTCGGGCCGGAGAACCTCGGCCTTCCCCGTCCGGAGATCCGCGACCGCGTTGAATCGGCGCTTGCAGCCGTGCGAATGGACGGGCGAGAAGCCGAACGGATCGACGCGCTGTCCGGCGGCGAACGCGCCAGGGTCGCGATCGCTGGGGCACTGGCGATGGAGCCGGCCCACCTCGTCCTCGACGAGCCGTTCGCCGGGCTCGATGCGCCGACGCGGGAGACCGTCCGGGACCGGCTCCGGGCGCTTCATCGGGACGGAACTGGGGTGGTCGTCGTGACACACGAAGTCGGTAGCGTGATCGAACTGGCCGACCGCGTCGTCGCGCTCGCCGACGGGGAGATCGCGCTTGAGGCGGACGTGAGCGGGGACGCAGCTCCCGATCCCGCGGTCGCAGATCGGCTGACAGCCCTCGGCGTTCCCCTGCACGAGCATGAGTAG